A part of Notolabrus celidotus isolate fNotCel1 chromosome 21, fNotCel1.pri, whole genome shotgun sequence genomic DNA contains:
- the scyl2 gene encoding SCY1-like protein 2, producing MESMLNKLKSTVTKVTADVTSAVMGNPVTREFEVGRHIASGGPGLCWRIYNGTKKSTKQEVAVFVFDKKTVDKYPKFEKDQIVDSLKKGVQQLTRLRHPRLLTVQHPLEESRDCLAFCTEPVFASLSNVLGQWENLPSPIPNDIKEYKLYDVETKYGLLQISEGLSFLHSGVKMVHGNLCTENIILNKSGAWKIMGFDYSISSTNPSDAEPKYTCKEWEPNLPPLCLPNPEYLAPEYILSVSCDSASDMYSLGVVIHAVFNEGKPVFQVNKHDIFKSFSRQLDQLSTMSPAVLNKLPEEVREHVKMLLSVTPNVRPDADQMTKIPFFDDVGAVTLQYFDSLFQRDNLQKSQFYKGLPKVLPKLPKRVVVYRILPALTSEFVNPDMVPFVLPNVLLIAEECTKEEYIRLILPDLTPVFKQQEPIQILLIFLQKMDLLLTKTPAEDIKSCVLPMVYRALEAPSVQIQELCLNIIPTFANLIDYPSMKNSLIPRIKSACLQTTSLAVRVNSLVCLGKILEYLDKWYVIDEILPFLQQIPSREPAVLMGILGIYKCTFSHKKLGIPKEHLASKSLPHLVSLSIDNNLNLNQFNSFMVVIRDMLSRMETEHKTKLEQLHAMQEQQRSMASISTTGQQSEEAKSPPSSGNQIDDIFGSSGANGKENGAASSSAPQPNRMSLTLEEKQRLAKEQEQAAKLRSQQPLAPQAIKPANSNNSQTKDLTSSLLNNMTSLNSLSMANTPRPAPIQGTTITAYPSSSPMMGTMGAPVSNGFNPTPMGFQSGGMGMGMRPQGPGLYGGMATTTSTPNFGALTQNQGPIGQSNKAPDLSALDSLFSPSQPKVTLNQMGPKPAPGPNTPWLGQFGSAQNAQTQMQGAAVGMGGMQSGFGMQANPFFSPQNFSQPSAAPSMNQSGIKQSASVNNDLKDLFG from the exons ATGGAGTCTATGCTGAACAAGCTGAAAAGCACCGTCACAAAGGTGACAGCGGATGTCACCAGCGCGGTCATGGGCAACCCGGTGACGCGGGAGTTCGAGGTCGGACGTCACATCGCCAGCGGGGGTCCTGGCTTGTGTTGGAGGATCTACAACGGCACCAAGAAGTCCACCAAACAG gaagtggcgGTGTTTGTGTTCGACAAGAAGACGGTTGATAAGTACCCGAAATTTGAGAAGGACCAAATCGTCGACTCTCTGAAGAAAGGCGTGCAGCAGCTGACGAGGCTGCGTCACCCTCGTCTCCTGACTGTGCAGCATCCTCTTGAGGAGTCACG AGACTGCTTGGCGTTCTGCACGGAGCCGGTGTTCGCCAGTCTGTCGAACGTGCTGGGCCAGTGGGAGAACTTACCCAGCCCGATACCCAACGACATCAAGGAGTACAAACTGTACGACGTGGAGACCAAGTACGGCCTGCTACAG ATCTCAGAGGGTTTGTCCTTCCTCCACAGCGGGGTTAAAATGGTCCACGGTAACTTATGCACAGAGAACATCATCCTGAACAAGAGCGGAGCCTGGAAGATCATGGGCTTCGACTACAGCATCTCCTCCACTAACCCCTCAGACGCTGAG CCTAAATACACGTGTAAAGAGTGGGAGCCCAACCTCCCTCCACTCTGCCTCCCTAACCCCGAGTACCTGGCCCCCGAATACATCCTGTCCGTCAGCTGTGACTCCGCCTCCGACATGTACTCCTTGGGTGTGGTTATACACGCCGTGTTCAATGAGGGCAAGCCTGTTTTCCAAGTCAACAAGCACGACATATTTAAGAGCTTCAGTCGGCAGCTGGACCAG CTGAGCACCATGAGTCCAGCAGTGTTGAACAAGCTCCCAGAAGAAGTACGAGAGCATGTGAAAATGCTGCTCAGTGTCACACCCAACGTGCGACCAGACGCAGACCAGATGACCAAG ATCCCGTTTTTTGACGACGTCGGTGCTGTGACCCTGCAGTACTTTGACTCCCTTTTCCAGAGAGACAACCTCCAGAAGTCCCAGTTCTACAAAGGCCTCCCTAAAGTCCTGCCCAAACTACCTAAG AGAGTGGTGGTGTATCGGATCCTGCCAGCGCTGACCTCTGAGTTCGTGAACCCTGACATGGTTCCCTTCGTGCTCCCCAACGTGCTGCTGATCGCAGAGGAGTGCACCAAAGAGGAGTACATCCGTCTCATCCTCCCTGACCTCACGCCTGTCTTCAAGCAGCAGGAGCCCATTCAg ATCCTGctgatattcctgcagaagatGGACCTGCTGCTGACCAAGACGCCAGCGGAGGACATTAAGAGCTGTGTCCTGCCGATGGTGTACAGAGCTCTGGAGGCCCCTTCAGTACAGATCCAG GAGCTGTGCCTGAATATCATCCCCACGTTCGCAAACCTGATCGACTACCCCTCCATGAAGAACTCGCTCATCCCTCGGATCAAATCAGCCTGCCTGCAGACCACATCGCTCGCT GTTCGAGTGAACTCTCTGGTGTGTTTGGGGAAGATCTTGGAGTATTTAGACAAGTGGTATGTCATTGATGAGATCCTGCCCTTCCTGCAGCAGATCCCCTCCAGAGAACCTGCAGTCCTCATGGGGATTTTAG GAATCTATAAGTGCACCTTCAGTCACAAGAAGCTGGGCATCCCCAAAGAGCACCTGGCCAGCAAGAGCCTTCCCCACCTGGTCTCTTTGAGCATAGACAacaacctgaacctgaaccag TTTAACTCCTTCATGGTGGTGATTCGGGACATGCTGAGCCGCATGGAGACGGAGCAtaaaaccaaactggagcagctGCACGCCATGCAGGAACAACAGAG gaGTATGGCCAGTATCTCCACCACAGGGCAGCAGTCAGAGGAGGCGAAGAGCCCACCCAGCAGTGGAAACCAG ATTGATGATATCTTCGGCAGCAGTGGAGCTAACGGGAAGGAGAATGGAGCGGCATCATCGTCGGCCCCGCAGCCTAACAGA ATGTCTCTGACTCTAGAAGAGAAACAGCGATTGGCgaaggagcaggagcaggcGGCCAAACTGAGGAGCCAGCAGCCTTTAGCACCACAGGCGATCAAACCAGCCAACTCTAACAACTCACAG ACTAAGGATCTGACAAGCAGCCTTCTCAACAACATGACGTCTCTGAACAGCCTGTCGATGGCCAACACGCCACGACCTGCCCCAATCCAGGGCACCACCATCACTGCCTACCCCTCCTCCAGCCCCATGATGGGCACAATGGGAGCCCCAGTCTCCAATGGCTTCAACCCAACCCCCATGGGCTTCCAGTCGGGAGGCATGGGGATGGGCATGCGGCCCCAAGGCCCCGGCCTCTATGGCGGCATGGCCACCACCACCAGCACTCCAAACTTTGGAGCCCTCACACAGAATCAAGGACCCATCGGGCAGTCAAACAAAGCCCCTGATTTGTCTGCCTTAGACAGTCTTTTTTCACCCAGCCAGCCCAAAGTCACCCTTAACCAGATGGGACCAAAGCCCGCGCCCGGCCCCAACACCCCTTGGCTCGGTCAGTTTGGATCAGCCCAGAATGCTCAGACTCAGATGCAGGGGGCGGCGGTCGGCATGGGAGGGATGCAAAGCGGGTTCGGGATGCAAGCGAACCCCTTTTTCAGCCCGCAGAACTTTTCCCAGCCGTCAGCAGCGCCCAGCATGAACCAAAGTGGAATTAAACAAAGTGCGTCCGTCAACAACGACCTGAAGGACTTGTTCGGCTAA